The stretch of DNA CATATGCTGTTACATAGTATTCTAAAGCTGTTTTGGCATAGGTTGGGATACTCCCAGAAGAACCTGTACTTGAAACAGCAGGAGTTGTAAACTCTGTTTGGTAAACAGAATGGAGATCTAAGGTTTTGTCAGTTCCCGTTTCACTTACATCCAAAGCTAAAGCGGGTGGATAAAATATTTTCACCGTAGGTTCTGCTTCTGAAATAATACATTCCCATTGAGGTAAAGCCGGTGTTCCAATATTTTGCTGAATGCATTTTTCGGTCGTATTAAAAAGAGTCAAACCGGTTGCAGGAGTGTTAATGTCTGCCACATTTCCGGTAGTTAATCGAGGTAATAAAATTCCTTTTGTTGAACTATTGATATCAAGTACAGAACTAGCATCAGGGGTATTTGTATTGATACCAACTTGTGCTAACAAATTCATACTTAATAAAATATATAGTAAAATATAGATTTTTTTCATTGGATTAATTTTAATGTTGTCAATTTTATAATTGAAAAACCCATTACTGTGCGTTTAGTATAAGTGAGTTAATGAGTTTAAAAGACAAGTAATATTATCTTTTAGGTTAATTATCACAGTAATGAGTTGAAAGGAGCAGTAGAAAACTGCTCCTCTCCATGAACATGAAAAAATTATATCATGTACAAGTGGGGTTTGTTAAATTATAGGGGGTTATTAATTGTGTAATTTGATCCATCCAGTAGATTTACAACCGTAGAAATTGTCTCCTGAAAATGTAATTGTTCCTACATTTGGGCAGCTTCCTCCTTCTGTTATGGTTGCTCCAGTACCTTTTACTTGTATATTTCCTTCTACCGTTAATTTTTGAGCTGGGCTAGCTGTACCAATACCAACATTTCCTGTATCACCTTCTATAATCATTTTTGTATAGGCATCTGTATTTACTTGAGTATCCCCTGCTACAGTAGCTTCTGTAGAGAAAAATCGAATATCAGAATATTTACCTGTATCAGAAACTCCTCCAACTATCACACCGGCTAATCCTCCTGTTACATTGGTATCACCTGTTATTTTTCTTGCTGCAGCATACACTTTGTTGTTATCTGTATTCGTTGAACTTTCATCATTTTTTGCATAAACACTTCTTCCAATCACAACAGAAGCTCCACTTCTTGTTGCTCCAACATAACCATAACCTGTTCCTCCACCTAAACCAATAGAACCTCTTAAAGTAGAACTTCCTATTTGTAAAGAATATTCAGGTTTATAATCATTATAGACAAAATTAGAACCTCCATTTAAAGCCATTCGATCATTATGAATTACATCTCCTTTCTCAGAGTATAATGCCCAGTTAATATCACTTGCATCCTCAACACTTCCAATCGTTATTCCATATTCATTTTCAAGGGTTGCTGTACTATTACCATTTTTACCTGTGCTAACTGATAGACCTCGCTGCTTCTTAATAGTTCCACTAGCATTTTCTTCTATAAAAGTGGTAGCTACAATAGCTATTTGATTGTTAATGTTTGCATCTCCTTGAACACGAGCGTGTGAATAACCACCATATAAAACATCAAGAGTTCTACCATTTGTTGACAAATCGTAAGCCCTATTTTCATTTCCGTATACAGCTGTAATTTCACCTGTTGCACCATCCTCAATTTGTGCAATATTAAAGTTTCCTCTAATTGAAGTACTAGGAGCTGCACTATTATAATAAACAGCATTCTCACTACCTCTAACTTCTGGAATTCTATCCGTTTTGTCTGTTCTGATATATACAGCGTTTCGATTTCCTTTCACAGATGAAGAGGTTCCTTTATTAAGATATAAACTATTATTAGTTCCAATCAATGTATTTACCTTAACATCCGAATCAACAGTTGATAAATCATAACTTCCATACAAATGATTTATTTCTTTATCAGCTAAATTTGTATTACCACTTATTATTTGAGTTACATTTTCATCTCCTCTCACATAAGTAGGAACATCAGTAGCTGAATTAGTTACTCTTGTATAATTTTCTATACCTCTAAGATATTTCAACTTACCGCCATAATGATATGAGTTATTTAAGGTTCCTGTTACAAAACCATTTGCAGAAGCTGCATTAGTAGAAGAGTTAATTGCATAATTTTGAGCCCCAACTAATCGAATAAATGAACTTACATCAAAAGCATTGACATAATTTCTTCCTCCATAAAAATTACCACTACTATTATCTGCTGAACTACGTAAATACAATTCATTATTCCCTCCATAACCATAAGTTGCTTTTGAAGTTCCATTCACATGCAATACATTTTCATTTGCTTTTGCAACCGATACAGTTGAACTTCCAGCTAAAAAGAAATCATTATTTAGTCCACGCATAGTTCCTCTAGTACCTGATCCATTATCAATCAACAAATTACGAGCACCATCATAATTTCCATAATTTAGTTCTGAACCACTTGGTATTTGACGATTATAATAGCGTCCTCTAACGGGTGTTGTTACATTTTCTGTTGCAGCATCAATTGAGTTAATGGCATAGGTAGCATCTTTATATACTTTAATTGAGCTACCTGTAGGACGAATCGCATACGTATAATCTTGTTGAAGACCATTCCAATCTTCAGCTGTAGGTTGATATTGCCATTCTGATGTATTCGTATCAAATGGTTTCCAAGTTGTGCTAGCATGATCATAATAATAATATCCTACCGTTGTTACATCAGAAGTACCTGCTTCAGTAGCATACGCTATCATAGAATTATGCGAAGCATCTAAATTATCTTTCATTGTTTCTAAGGCAGCACCTGTTAATCGAGGTACCATAATCCCTTCGGCAGTAGAGCCATCTGTGTTTTTTGCTGTAATATCCAAAGTTGATTTTGGATTATCGGTATTAATCCCTACTTGTGCATACATACCTAAACTTGCTACGAATAGCAAAGAAGTCATTCTTTTTTTCATAAATCCCACGTTTATTTGTTTGTTATTTTTTTTAAAATCATATTTACCGTTCGTCGATAAATACATGGCAAATAACCAAAATGTTTGACTTATAATAAAAAAATCAATACCTGCATAGACCCTGTATTTTATAACCTACATAACTTATTGATTATTAAATATTTATATTATTATCGAAGGGCTTTTTAACTGAAGTGCAGGGATTGTGCAGGGGTATTATTTTCTTAACCAAATGTTAATTCTATATTTTAAATTAAGAAAAAACCTAAATAAATGTTAAAACGAAGTTTATAATCTTTATAAATGAAAGATTTTAGAGAGATATATAGATTCTTAATAAGGCTTCATCTTCTATTTTTATATAGAAGACTGTACTAGATACCATAATTTGTTTACTTTAACAACACAGAAATATTTTACCTAAAATTTTATATAAACTAAAGAGTATTCATTTTCAATTTTAAGTATAATAAAAATAAAATCAGGAAACATTTTTTAATTGATAAAAACCTATTTGAGGTGTAGTAGGTCTGAATATCATACCATTCTCTACTAAAGCAAAATCCAAAGATTCTTGAAGATGAGTTAATTCTTCACTTGTTAAATAAGATATAGTATGTTTAATTTTAACAACACCTGATTTTGACCGGTTAGATTTTAAAAATAAAACTACCTCTTTTTTTAAAAAACCTTTTTTAATTTGATATTGAACCAGCTTTTGTTGAGGAAACTCCGAACGTTTTTCATTTCTTACCCTTGTAAGATCCTGGTTTTTAAAGCATAAAACTCCTCCTTCTGAATCATATTCAAAATTATAAGTACTTTTTACTCCTAAAAATAGAATCATACTAACAATAGGAATTGGAAAATAAAGATGAAAAGGAAATTTATTTAAAAGAGAAGGGTTTATAAATAAAGAAACTAAGATAATACCTGTACAAATACAAATGGTATAATAAAAAATGGTAAGGTAGAATCGAGCACGATAATTTTTTATTTTAACTATTTTTTTCATAACACTATTTAAAATAGGGATTAAAAAAGGGGGTAAAGCCTTTCTATCGATCAAAAACACTATTTCATAGATTTTTTATACTAAATGAACTATGAATAGAATTAGGGTACTATAAAGTTTGAAAATAACTAGTGAAAATAAAAAAATGTGTCCTCTGCAAATCTTTTGCATTTAGAACAAGTTGTTTCATAAAGGGTTATAACTTAAATAAAGGGGGTTTGCAGGGTACTAAATATTTTTTATCCATTTATTTAAATCGATAGCAGAATCTAGTTCAAGTTTTTTACGTAATCGATAACGTTTACTTTCGACTGTTTTTATACTTACAAAGGTATATTGTGCTATTTCTTTAGAAGTAAAATTTAATTTGATTAAAGCACAAAATTTAATATCGTTTGTAGTTAATTTAGGTTGTCTTTTCAAGAGAGTATCTCTAAAATGAGGAAAAACTTTATTAAAAGTAGGTAAAAATGCTAAATCATTTTTCTTTGCTAATGCAACCAATTCTTTTACCTGATCAGCTGTTTTATCTTCTTGAACACTTTCTAGCTTTTTAGAAATCTCTTCTTGTTTTTGTTTTGATTTTTTACGGTTACGTTTAAAAAAGATCACTCCAATAATCATTAAACTTAAAAGAATGCCTAAAACAATCATAGAAATAAATTCATACTGATCTTGTTCCTCCTTAATTTCTCCTACAATTTGTTCATGAGCATCAATTCGAGCATGATTTTTAATACTATCTAAACTATGCTTTAAAGTAAAGTATTTTAATTCATACTCTTGACTTTTAATACTATCGTTTAGTTTTTTATAATTATCCGCAATCTCTTTATATACAACCAGTTTATCATCATTATTTTTGGTTGAATCTAAAATGGCTAAAGTTTTAAATCGGTAATATAAAGCTGTTTCTAAATCATTTTTTGAAGCATAAGCATTTCCTAAGCTATGATAACCCAATAAATAACTGTTTAGATTATTGTTCTTTTTCGCAAAATCAACTAGAAGATTGGAATAATAGATAACAGAATCCGTATTGTTAGCTTCTGTATGGGCCTGAGCCAGATTTCCTAAACCTTTGATATAATGAAAATTATAGCTCTTATTTGATTCTGAAATCTTTTTATAATATGAAAGTGCTTTTCTAGCAAAACTCAACATTTTGCTTTGTTCTTCAGGAGAACTTTTATATAATCCATCATTATTCTTATTAATAATAATGTGCATTTTGGAAATGTAAGCATTACCCTTAAATTTATTAGCTTCATCGGATTCTTCATCTTTATAAATTGACAATACTTCATTAAACGCATTTTCTGCATCGGTAACTAAATGAAGTTCATTATAAAAAGTTGCAAGTAACATTAAAGACATGGCCTTTATTGATCGGTTATTTGTCTTCTTTGCTGCGGTGACCATCTCTTTAACTCTATTAAGAGCTTCATTTATATTTCCTTGATTTTTTATAATTTGAACTGCTACAATTTGAGCATTAACAAAAAGCTCATCATTTTTGGTCTTTAAAGCATATAAAACCAATTCATCACTAGTTTTTAAAGCTAATTCAGGATCAATATCTCTTACACTATCAATTAGGTTCAACTTTTTCTGCACATCAATTTCTTGTGAGAAAAACAACAAACTACTTAAAAAGAAAAAAGTGCTAAAAAAAATCTTATGATACCTGTAATACATCAAAAATTTCATACTAAATTTAATAAAATGTTTGTAATGCAATAGTGTTTATATAGAATTAGCAATTTAATAGGAAATTGGTACTTACGCAAGGCAATGGAGGGGTTTTTAGATAAAAAATATAATAAAGTACCACAAGTGGTGTGAAAAGCACTTCATTATCAAATGTTTTTACAAAAAATTAAATCATGACTAAAAATATTTTAAAGTAGCTCAAAAAGACAATAAACTAACAAAAATCAATAAAAACACTTCTTTTATATTAGGGAAAAAAAACTTACATTTGAGAGATTTAAAAATAATATATTAATAAATATTTAAGAATTTAAAATATGGAATCAAATATGATTTTAGTGCCCATTGCAATGGCTATTTTAGGATTACTTTTCATGCTATTTAAAATGTCATGGGTAAAAAAACAAGCTGTTGGAGATGAAAAAATGCAAAGTATTTCTAAAAGTATTAAAGAAGGAGCTTTAGCCTTTTTAAATGCAGAATATAGATTACTTTTTATTTTTGTATTAGTAGCTTCTGCCGCTTTGTTTGGAATTTCTTTAATTGTGGAAACCACTCATTGGTTAATCGTTCCAGCTTTTATTTTAGGAGCTATTTTTTCTGCATTGGCAGGTAATATTGGAATGCGTGTTGCAACAGAAGCAAATGCACGTACTGCAGAAGCAGCCAAAACAAGTTTACCAAAAGCTCTAAATGTTTCTTTTGGAGGAGGAACTGTAATGGGACTAGGAGTTGCTGGTTTAGCCGTTTTAGGATTAAGTTTATTCTTCTGGATTTTCTTAGGTCAGTTTATGGCGGATGAAGGTAGCTTCTATAATAATATGACCGTTGTTTTAGAATCATTAGCAGGTTTTTCTCTTGGAGCTGAATCTATTGCTTTATTTGCTCGTGTAGGTGGAGGTATTTATACCAAGGCAGCTGATGTAGGAGCTGACTTAGTAGGTAAAGTTGAAGCAGGTATTCCAGAAGATGATCCAAGAAACCCAGCAACGATTGCAGATAATGTAGGAGATAACGTAGGAGACGTTGCAGGAATGGGAGCAGATTTATTTGGTTCTTATGTAGCAACTGTTTTAGCTGCTATGGTTTTAGGGAATTATTTAATTCGAGATATGTCTACAACAACTCAATTCACAGATAGTTTTAATAATATGGGACCTATCTTATTACCATTAGTAATTGCAGGAGTTGGTATTGTTGCATCAATTATAGGTACATTTTTAGTGAATATTAAAAATAATGAAGCAAAAGAAAAGCAGGTACAAGCTGCTTTAGATTTAGGTAACTGGGTAGCTATCATTATTACAGCTGTAGCAAGTTATTTCTTAATTGATTATATGCTTCCAGATACTATAAAAATGAGCTTCTTTGGAGAAGGTATGAAAGAAATTCCTTCTATAAACGTTTTTTGGGCCTGTCTAATGGGACTTGCGGTTGGAGCTTTAATTTCTTTTGTAACAGCTTATTATACAAGTTTAGGTAAAAAACCTGTTTTAGATATTGTTAAGAATAGTTCAACTGGTGCTGCAACCAATATCATTGCTGGTTTAGCAGTAGGAATGCAGTCTACTTTTGCTTCTGTATTACTATTTGCTGCTGCAATCTATGGTTCTTATACTTTAGCAGGTTTTTATGGAGTAGCATTAGCCGCTTCAGCAATGATGGCAACAACGGCTATGCAATTAGCTATTGATGCTTTTGGTCCTATTGCAGATAATGCAGGTGGAGTAGCAGAAATGAGTGAATTGCCTGATGAAGTTCGTGAACGTACTGATATTTTAGATTCTGTAGGAAATACAACAGCTGCCGTGGGAAAAGGTTTTGCTATTGCTTCTGCTGCTTTAACAGCTCTAGCTTTATTTGCTGCATATGTAACATTCACGGGAATTGATGGTATTAATATATTTAAAGCTGATGTATTAGCAGCATTATTCGTTGGAGGAATGATTCCAGTAGTATTTTCTGCATTAGCAATGAATTCAGTTGGAAAAGCCGCTATGGAAATGGTACATGAAGTACGTCGTCAGTTTAGAGAAATTCCAGGTATTTTAGAAGGTACAGGAACTCCAGATTATGCAAAATGTGTTGATATTTCAACAAGAGCTGCTTTAAGAGAGATGTTACTTCCAGGATTATTAACCATTATTACACCTATCATTATTGGTTTAGTATTTGGAGCAGAGCCTTTAGGAGGTTATATGGCTGGAGTATGTGTATCGGGTGTTATGTGGGCTATTTTCCAAAATAACGCAGGAGGTGCATGGGACAATGCTAAAAAGTCATTTGAAGCAGGAGTTGAAATTGATGGAGAAATGACCTATAAAGGTTCCGATGCTCATAAAGCTGCTGTAACAGGAGATACAGTTGGAGATCCATTTAAAGATACATCAGGCCCTTCAATGAATATTTTAATTAAATTAACTTGTTTAATAGGATTGGTTATTGCTCCAATTTTAGGAGAAGGGCATGCTGTTGATGAAATGCATTCTTCAAATAATGAAATTAAAATAGAAGCTACACAAAATAATCAACAAGATAATGTAAAAGAGATTGTTGTAACAGAAGTAGAATTAATAGGAAAGAAATAATCTATTACTCAATAAAATTAAAATAGCTATTGGCATGAATCCAGTAGCTATTTTTTATTTGTCGAAGTACTTTTCATTATCTTCGCACTATAAAAATAAAAAGGAACAGATGAAAACATCAGGGAATTTTAATATGACAGCCACCACATTTAGTGGTCTTGAAGAAATTTTAGCTTTTGAAATCAAAAATCTTGGAGGAGGTAATGTTCAAACGGCAAGAAGAGCTGTAACTTTTG from Flavobacteriaceae bacterium UJ101 encodes:
- the hppA gene encoding inorganic diphosphatase (Sodium pump that utilizes the energy of pyrophosphate hydrolysis as the driving force for Na(+) movement across the membrane; Belongs to the H(+)-translocating pyrophosphatase (TC 3.A.10) family. K(+)-stimulated subfamily.; KEGG: fjo:Fjoh_1479 K(+)-stimulated pyrophosphate-energized sodium pump), whose amino-acid sequence is MESNMILVPIAMAILGLLFMLFKMSWVKKQAVGDEKMQSISKSIKEGALAFLNAEYRLLFIFVLVASAALFGISLIVETTHWLIVPAFILGAIFSALAGNIGMRVATEANARTAEAAKTSLPKALNVSFGGGTVMGLGVAGLAVLGLSLFFWIFLGQFMADEGSFYNNMTVVLESLAGFSLGAESIALFARVGGGIYTKAADVGADLVGKVEAGIPEDDPRNPATIADNVGDNVGDVAGMGADLFGSYVATVLAAMVLGNYLIRDMSTTTQFTDSFNNMGPILLPLVIAGVGIVASIIGTFLVNIKNNEAKEKQVQAALDLGNWVAIIITAVASYFLIDYMLPDTIKMSFFGEGMKEIPSINVFWACLMGLAVGALISFVTAYYTSLGKKPVLDIVKNSSTGAATNIIAGLAVGMQSTFASVLLFAAAIYGSYTLAGFYGVALAASAMMATTAMQLAIDAFGPIADNAGGVAEMSELPDEVRERTDILDSVGNTTAAVGKGFAIASAALTALALFAAYVTFTGIDGINIFKADVLAALFVGGMIPVVFSALAMNSVGKAAMEMVHEVRRQFREIPGILEGTGTPDYAKCVDISTRAALREMLLPGLLTIITPIIIGLVFGAEPLGGYMAGVCVSGVMWAIFQNNAGGAWDNAKKSFEAGVEIDGEMTYKGSDAHKAAVTGDTVGDPFKDTSGPSMNILIKLTCLIGLVIAPILGEGHAVDEMHSSNNEIKIEATQNNQQDNVKEIVVTEVELIGKK